Proteins from a single region of Nitrospiria bacterium:
- the metK gene encoding methionine adenosyltransferase codes for MTGQDYLFTSESVTEGHPDKISDQISDAILDSIIGQDPYCRVACETLVTTGLAFVAGEISTTCYVEIPDIVRETIKEIGYTRAKYGFDYETCSVITSIHSQSPDIAQGVDTGGAGDQGIMFGYASNETPEFMPTPIILAHKLTRRLTEVRKKDILAYLRPDGKSQVTVDYRNGKPVRVTTVVISAQHSPEVTLKEIREDIIEKVIKPIIPAELMDEEKIIYHINPTGRFVVGGPQGDTGVTGRKIIVDTYGGVGSHGGGAFSGKDPSKVDRSASYMARYIAKNIVAAGLADRCEIQMAYAIGVPEPVSILVNTKNTGKVPSQKIMKLVQKHFPMTPKGMIDHLKLRRPIYKKTAAYGHFGRTEPEFTWEKTDLADTLRKEAGI; via the coding sequence ATGACAGGACAGGATTATTTGTTTACTTCGGAATCCGTCACCGAAGGACATCCCGATAAAATTTCGGACCAGATTTCGGACGCGATCCTGGATTCCATCATCGGCCAGGATCCGTATTGCCGCGTGGCCTGCGAGACCCTGGTGACCACCGGGCTGGCCTTCGTCGCGGGAGAGATCAGCACCACCTGCTACGTCGAGATTCCGGACATCGTGCGCGAAACCATCAAAGAGATCGGCTACACGCGGGCCAAGTACGGTTTCGATTACGAAACCTGCTCCGTGATCACCTCGATCCATTCCCAGTCCCCGGACATTGCCCAGGGCGTGGACACCGGCGGCGCGGGCGATCAGGGCATCATGTTCGGGTATGCCAGCAATGAGACGCCGGAGTTCATGCCCACGCCCATCATCCTGGCCCACAAGCTGACGCGCCGTCTGACGGAGGTCCGGAAAAAAGACATCCTGGCGTACCTTCGGCCCGACGGAAAATCCCAGGTGACCGTCGACTATCGGAACGGGAAACCGGTCCGGGTCACGACGGTCGTCATCTCGGCCCAGCACAGCCCGGAGGTGACGTTAAAGGAAATCCGGGAAGACATAATCGAGAAAGTCATCAAACCCATCATTCCGGCCGAACTGATGGATGAGGAAAAAATCATCTATCACATCAACCCCACCGGCCGTTTCGTCGTCGGAGGTCCGCAGGGGGATACCGGCGTGACGGGGCGGAAGATCATCGTCGACACCTACGGTGGCGTGGGAAGCCACGGGGGCGGGGCCTTCTCCGGGAAGGACCCTTCCAAGGTCGACCGCTCGGCGTCCTACATGGCCCGGTACATCGCCAAGAATATCGTTGCGGCGGGGCTCGCGGACCGCTGCGAGATCCAGATGGCCTATGCCATCGGGGTTCCGGAGCCGGTGTCCATTCTGGTCAATACCAAAAATACCGGAAAGGTTCCAAGTCAGAAAATCATGAAGCTCGTGCAAAAACATTTCCCCATGACGCCCAAGGGAATGATCGATCACTTAAAACTCCGACGTCCGATTTACAAGAAGACCGCGGCCTACGGTCACTTCGGCCGAACCGAGCC